The Syntrophorhabdaceae bacterium DNA window TGCCTTTCGGAATTCGCGGGAGGCTCCATATGCGCCGCCCGCCTCCGGCCGGGTTAGAGATTTTTATTCCAGCCCTTCCGGCAGGGTCTCTATATAGGCCATGATCTCATCCCTTACCCGGCGGTAAGGGGACATGGCTTCTTCCTCGCTCGCGGCGCCCTGGGCGAGGCGGGGAGGGTCGTCGAAGGCTTTGTGGATGAGCCGGGACTTGCCCGGGAAGACGGGGCATGCGGCTGCCGCGTCTTCGCACAGGGTGATGACATAATCGAATTCTATGCCTTCCACTGCGGCAAGAGATTTCGATCTCTGTCCCGAGAGGTCTATCCCCGCCTCGGCCATGGCCCGCACTGCCCGTGGATCGATGCCTTTCGGTTCGACCCCGGCGGAGTAGGGCTCTATTAGGCCGGCCTTCAGGCGACGCGCCCACGCCTCGGCCATCTGACTCCTGCAGCTATTTCCCGTGCACAGGAAAAGGACTTTCTTCTTTTCTCCCGGGGCCATACACCCTCCTTTGCCCTGTCCTTATGCCCGTGCCGCGCAGCAACGGCCGGCAGGGAGAAGGGGCGGGGCGCTCTCTTTCATGAATGCTGCAAGTCTTATCCTGTCCTCCCTCACCATCTCATCCGGGACCTTCTCCACTACGGACAGAACCAAAAGACGCCTGAACAGGTCCGAATCATCGATCCTGTAGTGCATCCACTTCCCTTCTTTCCTGTCTTTCACCAGACCCGCTGCCCTGAGCACGCCGAGATGAAAGGAGACCTTCGACTGGCTCATATGAAAGGCAGCAACCACATGGCAGACACAGAGCTCGCCGTTGCCGAGGAGCTTCAGCATCCTGAGGCGCGTCTCGTCCGAGAGGGCCTTGAATAAGGAGAGCATCTCTTTTACCGGCTCTCCGCTGCGCTCCGGTCCCACAGGAAGTTCTACCGTCTCTCCCTGGGCCGCACCGCCTGTTCTATTCGTCCCCCTATGGCTCACTTTCGGGCCTCCACGTAGACGCTTACCGCGTAGTCGTTAAGGGACTCTCCCTCTCCGAGCCACTTGAGGAACTCTTTGCCTATCGGGTCTTTCGTACCGGGATCGGCGCAGGCCGATTTGCCCGCTGCGATCACCGTGATCTCCCTGAAGCCCGCTTTTTCGACGAGACCCCTGTATTCATCCAGCGTCACGGCCCCCGCAATGCAGCCCACGTATGCCTCGGCGTTTTGTTTCACCCTACCCGGCAGGTCCCTCGTGAGGGCCATATCGGAGACCGCGATCCTGCCTCCCGGCTTGAGGACCCTTCGGACCTCGTCGAAAACCCGCGCCTTATCCACCGAGAGGTTGATGACGCAATTGCTGATGACCGCGTCAACGGCATTGTCCGCCACGGGAAGGTTCTCGATCTCCCCAAGCCGGAACTCCACATTGGAGAAGCCGCCCTTTTTCGCATTCTCCCGCGCCTTCTCCACCATGGCAGGAGTCATGTCGACGCCTATCACTTTTCCCGTTGCGCCCACCTTCGGGGCGGCGACAAAACAATCGAAGCCTGCGCCCGAGCCGAGGTCGACCACCACTTCCCCCTCTTTAAGGGAGGCCAGGGCCGTGGGGTTTCCGCAGCTGAGCCCAAGGTTGGCCCCCTCCGGCAGCGTGGCAAGCTCCTCGTCCGAATAACCGAGTACTTTCGCGAAATCGATCAGGTCCCCTGCGGAGCCGCCGCAACACGATTTGCCCTGGGTCGCGATGCTGCTGTATGCCTCCCTCACCGTTTTCTTCGTCCTTATATCATCCATGTTCCCTCCTCATGCACATATCATATCAACTATTATTGATATGATATTAATTTTTTAATACTATTGTCAATAGGTTAAGCTTACTACATATCAATATCTATAATACCATCGTCACAACGGGCCTTTATCGTACCCCTTTTCAATTCCCGATTCCCGGTCAGGGCCGATTCGGCACGTTCTTTATTGTTGATTTAAGCCCTGCCAACCGTTTATAATAGGGACCGGCAGGGGAAGCAAAAGCTGGCGTTTGGATCTCTTTTCAACACAACAAGGACAAACCTGATTACCTCATCTTTGATCAAGATCCCTTTCCGCTTAGTTCTATCCATTCCGGTACATTCATAAATTTGATGAAGAGAGGGCGTCATGAAGAAGATGTTACTGTATTGCCTCGTTCTGGGGAGTCTCTGCGGATGCTCCGTAGGTATGGCGGTCTCCGGAAAACCTGAGCCCAATCTGTCGGTAGTGAAAGAGAAAGCGAAGATGGGGGAAGTCGAGCTCAATATCGGCTCCGCTCCCGTGAAAATGCTCTCCTTGCCCAACGGATATCTGCTCTGCGTCTATAAGTATGAGGTCGGGAATACCCCAAGTCCGGGAAGGGCGGCACTTCACGGCGCATTGGACATCCTTACCCTCGGCGCATGGGAAGTAATCGGCACTCCGGTGGAAAGTCTCGTAGGGCAGACCCATTACGTGGCGGTCACCTATGACAATGATGACAGGGTCGTGGAAGTAAAGCCCACCAGGACCCCTTGATTGATCACGGGCATCGCCGGCGGGTATTTTCCGGCGAAAATCCCGGACAGGCCGGGTTCACTGGTCCCGCCCTGTCCTGAAGGGCGGCCCGGCCTCCTTGCGGCCCCCTGACGGCTGTCCTTCAAGGCAAAAGATCATTTAGTCAGCAGGACAGGGCACGTTGCGCGCTTCACCACGTTGCGGGCTACTCCTCCTAAGGCATATCTCGCAAAGATCGATTTGCCCCGCGAGCCCATCACGATGAGGTCTATTCCCCTTTCCTTCTCTTCCTCCAGGATAGCCTCGTAAGGAATGCCCGTTATTACGCGGGTAGTGAGCTGCACCTGATGTGCTCCGGAGAATTTCTCCACCTGTTTCGCAAGGCTCTCTTCCGCCGCTTCCATGCTGTTCCTTTTGAATGCCTCCAGCATATCGTCGCTGAACGAGAATTCGAGGGACCCCCTGTGTATCTTCTCCTGAATTACGTGAGGAACATGCACCCTGGCCGCACACTGCACGGCAATGTCCAGGGCTTGCCCCAATGCCTTATCCGCGTATTCGGAAAAATCGGTCGGTACCATTATACTTGTCGGTTTAAGCATCGCCACCTCCAATTTTGGAATAAACTGACGGTTTCATTCAGTTCGTCCTGATTCTTTTGGGGACCGGCCGTCACTTCCCGGTCCCTCCCTATGTCATCCGGCTCGTGCGTTATCCATCCCGAAGCTGTCGGGCCGCAAGGAGGCCGGGCCACATCGCACGTGCCGGTTACCGGTTCATAGGGGTTATTCCCTTTTTCGGGTCTTCGATTTTCCATCCTTCAACTCCTGTGCATTGGTCCATCGGGCGCTATCGACGTGAACCTTTTGAGGGCAGCTTTTTGTGTGGGGTGGTTAAAAGCGCGAGCCTGGGGTACTCTTCTTCCTTTTTCCTTTGATAAGCACCTCCGGAATGTCTGTCAAGGGACCACGGAGAAGGCGAAGGAAAGGGTTACAAATGAATGAGGATTATGCTTTACTATCCCTTAGCCGGCTATTACGGATTTTGTTTCGAAGGAGAGGGGGTTCATGAAAAGGATAATATTCTGTTGCCTCATTCTGGGGAGTCTCTCAGGATGTTCCGTGGGCATGGCGATTTCCGGAAAACCTGAGCCCAATCTGACGGCAGTGAAGGAGAAGGTGAAAAGGGGCGAAGTTGAGCTCAATATCGGCTCTGCCCCGGTGAAATCCATCTCTTTACCCAATGGCCGGATGCTCTGCGTGTATAAATATGAGACCGGAAATACCCCCAGCCCCGGAAGGGCGGTATTCCACGGCTTGATGGACGTGCTCACCCTCGGCGTCTGGGAGGTGATCGGCACGCCCGTGGAAGGCTTTACCGGGGATACGCGCTATGTTTCCATAACCTACGACGGCGACGACAGGGTGGTGGAGGTCAAGCCCGTGAAAACCCCGTAAATCTTCTAGCATGCACTCCCCGCTTTCACACGGGCAGTTGACATCCCGGTTCCCCAATCCCATAGTAAGAATAACCTGGAATAATATACAGGGAGGGGGAGAATATGAAGAAATTGATAGTACTGATCGTGGCTCTCGTCATTAGCCTTTTCCCCGCGGCAGCCTCGTTTTCGTTGACGGCACTGGCCGCGGAAGGAGAAAACGAAAAGCCGGTGCAGGATAAGGGGCCGAGGACCGATGCCCTGACCTTCACGGGAATAGTGCAAAAAGTGGATGGCGCGCTCATCTCGGTCAAAAACAGGAAGGGCACGACAAAGACCTTCGATGTGTCCGAGGCGAAGCTGAAGGGTTACAAAGATGATGCCGAGATCAAGACCGGCGACGTGGTGAAGGTCGCATATCAGGAAAAGGACGATAAATTGACTGCCACGATAGTGACCAAAATCCGCGCCCGCCTCACGAAAGCCGGCGCCCCCCTGCTCAAAAGCATATAAAGACGAGCAAACCAGGACAAAATCCGCCCGTCCCTTGTCATCACTCTTATCGAAACATATGAATCCGTTCTGCTTTTTCTGTTTTTCATGTACCTGGAACAGGCGCTCACATTGATGTCCGAAAATGGCGGGCACCATGTTTTCGGAAGTGCTATCCTTACCGGATTGGATGACAATATGAAATGGGGAATAATCGTATGATGCTCGATGACGAGGCCTGTTATGCCGCACTGCGAGCCCGCAACGCAGGGTTCGACGGGCGATTTTTCGTGGGGGTGAGCTCGACCGGGATCTATTGCCGGCCGGTCTGCCCTGCCCGTACCCCGAAACAGGAGAACTGCTCATTTTATGCGAGCGCGGCGGCGGCGGAGGCGGCGGGATACCGGCCGTGTCTGAGGTGCCGGCCGGAGCTGGCTCCGGACCTTCTCCGTCTCGAAGGGGAGTCGCGCCTGGCGGGACTCGCCGCGAAAAGGATGGAGTCGGACGGGCTCTCCGATGAGACCCTCTCGGGTCTCGCGGGATCCCTGGGCATCACGGACCGCCATCTCCGGCGTCTCTTCGTACGCGAATACGGAGCGCCGCCCGTGGCGTGGCTTCAGACCCGGCGGCTCCTCACCGCCAAGCGGCTTCTCACCGATACGG harbors:
- a CDS encoding arsenate reductase ArsC, whose translation is MAPGEKKKVLFLCTGNSCRSQMAEAWARRLKAGLIEPYSAGVEPKGIDPRAVRAMAEAGIDLSGQRSKSLAAVEGIEFDYVITLCEDAAAACPVFPGKSRLIHKAFDDPPRLAQGAASEEEAMSPYRRVRDEIMAYIETLPEGLE
- a CDS encoding metalloregulator ArsR/SmtB family transcription factor is translated as MSHRGTNRTGGAAQGETVELPVGPERSGEPVKEMLSLFKALSDETRLRMLKLLGNGELCVCHVVAAFHMSQSKVSFHLGVLRAAGLVKDRKEGKWMHYRIDDSDLFRRLLVLSVVEKVPDEMVREDRIRLAAFMKESAPPLLPAGRCCAARA
- a CDS encoding arsenite methyltransferase → MDDIRTKKTVREAYSSIATQGKSCCGGSAGDLIDFAKVLGYSDEELATLPEGANLGLSCGNPTALASLKEGEVVVDLGSGAGFDCFVAAPKVGATGKVIGVDMTPAMVEKARENAKKGGFSNVEFRLGEIENLPVADNAVDAVISNCVINLSVDKARVFDEVRRVLKPGGRIAVSDMALTRDLPGRVKQNAEAYVGCIAGAVTLDEYRGLVEKAGFREITVIAAGKSACADPGTKDPIGKEFLKWLGEGESLNDYAVSVYVEARK
- a CDS encoding universal stress protein, with the translated sequence MLKPTSIMVPTDFSEYADKALGQALDIAVQCAARVHVPHVIQEKIHRGSLEFSFSDDMLEAFKRNSMEAAEESLAKQVEKFSGAHQVQLTTRVITGIPYEAILEEEKERGIDLIVMGSRGKSIFARYALGGVARNVVKRATCPVLLTK